The nucleotide sequence GAGGTATCCTCATGTCTGAGACCGTCAACCTGCCGGCGGTTCACGCCGACCAGTCGGTGGTCGCGCGCATCCGCTCCGAAATCGACATTTCGGACCGCTCCCGCCTGGTCACCTTCGGTGACCGCGCGCAGCGCTCGGTGGTCGAGTTCGCCGACCGCATCCTGGCGCAGACCCAGAATCGCGAGATGGGCACGACCGGCAAGTTGCTGTCCGACATCCTCGGCAAGGCGCGCGGGCTCGATCCGGCGACGCTCAAGGACGCCGGGCTGCTGACGCGGATGTTCTCGTCGATGGAGGCACGTATCAGGCGCTTTACTGAAGCCTTCGACGACGTCGCCTCGCAGATCGATCGCATCTGCATCGAGCTCGACCGCAACAAGGAGACCTTGCGGCGGGACATCGCGCTGCTCGACGATCTGCACGAGCAGACCAAGGCCGCGCTGACCGAGCTCGACGCGCATATCGCCGCCGGCAAGGCGTTCGTCGACGACTATCGCCGCGGACCGCTGCTCGAGCTGGAGCGCGCCGCAAAGGCCTCCGCCGAGGGCAGCGATGCGCTGATGGCGGCGCAGACCTATCAGGACGCGGTGCAGGCGCTCGACCGGCTGGAAAAGCGCATCTTCTATTTGCAGCAGGCGCGCCAGATCGGTA is from Bradyrhizobium sp. ORS 285 and encodes:
- a CDS encoding toxic anion resistance protein is translated as MSETVNLPAVHADQSVVARIRSEIDISDRSRLVTFGDRAQRSVVEFADRILAQTQNREMGTTGKLLSDILGKARGLDPATLKDAGLLTRMFSSMEARIRRFTEAFDDVASQIDRICIELDRNKETLRRDIALLDDLHEQTKAALTELDAHIAAGKAFVDDYRRGPLLELERAAKASAEGSDALMAAQTYQDAVQALDRLEKRIFYLQQARQIGIQQLPQIRIVQSGDETLIENLQATTELTIPVWKQKMILLLGLQRQKSALELQKTVTDATNEMMRQASEMMKTQAIAIEQQSQRGIVDIETLDKTNRDLIDTITGVLTTQQEGRKKREEVEHRMAQQTAELKAVLSKAPV